The genomic segment CATCACTCATCCGCTCTTGCGTCGGAACTCGCGCTTGGTCATCGCGCCGTGGGTGCCGTGGATCGCCGAATCGGCGTCCAGGTGCGACTCGCCCTGGCGGTGATTCGCGTTCTTCCTGTCGAGAGCTTCCTTGAACTTGCGCTTCATCTCTTCCGATGCCGAAGACGCCGGCTTCTCGTCGGTGCTCATGACGCCCACCCTAGGCGCGGCATCCGACGTCCGCCAGGGTCCGGCGACGGATCGCCCCGCTGGTAGGCTTGTGCGGGTTGCCCCCGGGCATCCGCTCAAATGAACACGAGCACTGTGCTCGCACCGAGCACTGTGGAGCAGGCCGGCAGGAAGCTGGTCCCCTGTGGTGGGTTCCCCGACGCGACATCGCGGCGGGTGATCTTCGACTGGTGACCAGCGCTGGCGAGTCCCGCGGGATCACCGCGCGCCGAGATCTGCCTGTTCCTGCTCCTTCGACTGACCCTCGCCCGGCACACGGCCGGACGAGGCTAAACAAAGAAGGAGGGACCTCTTGGAAGGTCCGGAAATCACCGCCGCCGAAGCCGTCCTCGACAACGGCCGCTTCGGCACCCGCACCGTCCGGTTCGAGACCGGCCGACTCGCGCAGCAGGCACAGGGTGCCGTCGCCGCGTATCTCGACGAGGAGACGATGCTCCTCTCGGCCACCAGCGCGGGCAAGAATCCGCGTGAGGGCTTCGACTTCTTCCCGCTGACCGTGGACGTCGAGGAGCGCTCGTACGCCGCCGGAAAGATCCCCGGTTCGTTCTTCCGCCGCGAGGGACGGCCGTCGACCGAGGCGATCCTCGTCTGCCGTCTCATCGACCGCCCGCTGCGACCGTCGTTCGTCGACGGCCTCCGCAACGAGGTGCAGATCGTCGTCACGGTGCTCTCGATCGCACCCGGCGAGTTCTACGACGCGCTGGCCATCAACGCGGCCTCCCTGTCGACCCAGATCTCGGGTCTGCCGTTCTCGGGTCCGATCGCCGGCGTCCGCCTCGCGCTCATCCCGGGCCACGGCGAGAACGGCGACCAGTGGGTCGCGTTCCCCAACGCCAAGCAGCTCGAGGACGCCGTCTTCGACCTCATCGTCGCCGGTCGCGTCCTGGAGGACGGCGACGTCGCGATCATGATGGTCGAGGCCGAGGCCACCGAGGGCTCGTGGAACCTCATCAAGGGCGGCGCGACGAAGCCGAGCGAAGAGGTCGTCGCGCAGGGCCTCGAGGCGTCGAAGCCGTTCATCAAGGAGCTCGTCGCCGCGCAGAACGCCGTCGCGAAGACCGCCGCCAAGGAGATCCAGTCGTACCCGGTCTTCCCGGCGTACAGCCAGGAGACGTACGACTTCGTGGCGGAGCGCGCCTACGACGAGCTCGTCGGGATCTACCAGATCGCCGACAAGCAGGAGCGCCAGAACGCCGACGACGCCGTCAAGGACCGCGTCAAGGCCGAGCTGATCGCCGCCGTCGAGGCGGAGCAGCTCCCGGGCGTCGCCACGCTCGAGTTCAGCGCCGCCTACAAGTCCGTGACGAAGAAGATCGTGCGCGGTCGCATCCTCACCGAGGGTGTGCGCATCGACGGTCGCGGCCTCGCCGACATCCGCCCGCTCGACGCCGAGGTGCAGGTCATCCCGCGCGTCCACGGCTCGGCGATCTTCCAGCGCGGCGAGACCCAGATCCTGGGCGTCACCACGCTGAACATGCTCAAGATGGAGCAGCAGATCGACTCGCTGTCGCCGGTCACGCACAAGCGCTACATGCATCACTACAACTTCCCGCCGTACTCGACCGGTGAGACGGGCCGCGTGGGCAGCCCGAAGCGCCGCGAGATCGGTCACGGCTTCCTGGCGGAGCGGGCGCTCGTGCCGGTGCTGCCGGGCCGCGAGGAGTTCCCGTACGCGATCCGCCAGGTGTCGGAGGCTCTCGGCTCCAACGGCTCGACGTCGATGGGCTCGGTGTGCGCCTCGACCCTGTCGCTGCTGAACGCCGGGGTGCCGCTGCGCGCCCCCGTCGCGGGCATCGCGATGGGCCTTGTGTCCGACGAGGTCGACGGCCAGACGCGCTACGCCGCGCTGACCGACATCCTCGGCGCCGAGGACGCCCTCGGCGACATGGACTTCAAGGTCGCCGGGACGAGCGAGTTCGTGACCGCGATCCAGCTCGACACGAAGCTCGACGGCATCCCGTCGTCGGTGCTCTCGGCCGCGCTGACGCAGGCCAAGGACGCCCGCCTGACGATCCTGAACGTGCTCAACGCGGCGATCGACGCGCCCGACGAGATGGCGCCCACCGCGCCGCGCGTCATCAGCGTGCAGATCCCCGTCGACAAGATCGGCGAGCTGATCGGCCCCAAGGGCAAGACGATCAACGCGATCCAGGATGAGACCGGCGCCGACATCTCCATCGAGGAGGACGGCACCGTCTACATCGGCGCCGTCGACGGTCCGTCGGCCGAGGCGGCACGCGCCCAGGTCAACGCGATCGCCAACCCAACCAACCCCGAGGTCGGCGAGCAGTTCCTCGGCACGGTCGTGAAGATCGCGACGTTCGGCGCGTTCATCTCGCTCCTGCCCGGCAAGGACGGACTGCTGCACGTCAGCGAGGTCCGCAAGCTCGCCGGCGGCAAGCGCGTGGAGAACGTCGACGACGTGCTGTCGGTCGGTCAGAAGCTGCTCGTCAGGATCACCAAGATCGACGACCGCGGCAAGCTGTCGCTCGAGCCCGTGCTCGAAGAGGCGGCGGACCCGGACGGCGCCGGCAGCGCCGCCCCCGCGGAGACACCCGCCGAGGCCTGAGCCCGGGGATCACGGCCGGCCGCGCCGGTCGTGGCTCCGGATGCCCGCTCCCTGTGGGGGCGGGCATCCGTCGTCTGACGCGTTCGCGTCGCGGACCGATGGCTGACGAGGAAGCCGGGTCAGCGCTTCGTGACCGAACCGTTACGTAATGTTTATCGACAGTTCGCCTGGCTGCGCGGCGTGTTCGCCGGACTGCCTTACCCTCGAAGTACGCGCCGGGGGGTGCGAACAGTGATCACGGGGCTCGGTGACGAGCAGCGTGAGGGGGTGGCACATGGCTTTCTTCGGCGTTGACTCGACGCTTCCCCCGGTGAGCCCGGATGCCGCCGCCACCGGCACACGCCGTCCCCATCCGTCGGCACCGATACCGGTGCAGGGCCCGTCCGTGGGCAGCAACATCCGTGTGCCGCTCGGCGAGAGCGGATCGGACGCCTTCCCCCTGATCCTCGGCGCGGCCGAGTTCGGCTGGACCGTCGATCTCGAGTCCAGCCACGCGATCCTCGACGCGTACGCCGAGCTCGGCGGCAACGCGGTGCACACCGCCGACAGCTACTCGAGCGGCCGCAGCGAGCACATCCTCGGGCAGTGGCTGCACTCGCGGGGCCTCCGCGACGACATCGTGCTGACGGTCCGTGTGGGCGGTCACGCCGACAATCCGGGGCTCGGCCCGGTGAATCTCATCCGCGCGGTCGAGGCGTCGCTGAAGCGGCTGCGCACCGACCGGATCGATGTCCTCTCCCTCGATGCCACGACCGACCCCGGCTCGTCGCTGGAAGACACGCTCGCCACGGCCGAGTGGCTCGTCGACACCGGCAAGGTGCGGGCCCTCGGCGCCTACGGGTACACCGCGGCGCAGCTGGTGGAGGCGCGCATCCTCTCGTCCGCGGGCTACCCGCGCATCACCGTGCTCGACGTCCCGTTCAACGTGCTGCGCCGCCATGAGTTCGACGCGGACCTCCGCCTCGTCGCCGGCGCCCAGGCGATGGCCGTCACGCCGTCGCACGCCCTCGAGCACGGATTCCTGGCGGGGCGGCAGCGTTCGAAGATCCGCGGCGCGCTCTCGGTGCGCGGCGCCCAGCTGGCGGCGAACCTCAACCGTCGTGGCAGCCGCACGCTGCGCGCTCTCGACGCGGTCGGCGCCGACCTCGGCGTCCCCGACGCGGCGGTGGCGGTCGCGTGGCTCCTGGCTCAGCGGCTCGTGACCGCCCCGATCGTGAACGCCTACGCGCCGCAGCACGTCGAGGAGCTCGTGCAGGGTGTCGGGGTGCGGCTCAGCCGCTCGCAGCTGGCCGACATCGGCCGGGCCGCAGAGTAGTCGCGCGCCTCCGGCGCGGCGTCCCGACTCGTACACAGCCCCGTAGCCGGCCTGCGCCGGTGTCGTAGGGTGGAAGGGTGCCGTCCCCCGGCACGCGACCCCCGACGGAGTGAGCTGCGTGACGCACTACATCTACCTCGTGCGGCATGGTGAGCATCAGGATGCCGAGCACGGTCTCATCGACGGACCCCTCTCGCCGCGCGGGCGCCGGCAGGCGTCGCTGCTGGCGGATCGACTCTCCGGGGTGCCGTTCGATGCCGTGTGGCATTCGCCTCTCGAGCGAGCCAGCCAGACGGCGCGCGCCGTCTCGGAGAGGATGCCGTCGGTGGCTCCCGAGCCGTCGGCGCTCCTCTTCGACTGCGTGCCCACGGGCATGACCGCCGATACGCCGACGGTGTTCGAGCCGTTCTTCGGCTCGGTCACCGAGGCCGAGGTCGACGCGGGGCGCGCCCAGATGGCCGACGCGGTGAGCGAGTACCTGGTCCGCAAGCGCGGCGAGGTGCACGAGCTGCTCATCACGCACAACTTCGTGATCGCGTGGTTCGTGCGCGAGGTGCTGCAGGCGCCCGACTGGCGTTGGATGACCCTCAATCAGGCGCACTGCGGCCTCACCGTCATCGCGCAGAAGCAGGGGCGTCCGTGGACGCTGCTGTCGCACAACGACATGGCGCACCTGCCTGTCGAGCTGCGCACCGGACTGCCCGAGGTCTACCCCGTCTGAGGCGCGCCCGTCACAGCGCCTTGCCGTACCACCGGGTGGCGTTCGGGTTGTCGTTGTAGGGATCGATCGGTGCAAAACCGGTGCTGGCGTACAGCGCTCCCGCCGCCTCCAGCGAGTGGTGGGTGTCCAGCACGAGCTCGGCCGCCCCGAACTCACGCGCGCGGCGCTCCAGGTCCTCCACGAGCAGGCGACCCCAGCCGCGGCCCCGCGCAGCCGGGCGCAGGTACAGGTGCTTGAGCTCGTAGCGCATGCCGAGCGATCCGGGGGAGATGCGACGGATGCCGCCGCAGCCCTGCGCCGCGCCCTCGTCGTCGTCCAGCACGACGAAGACGCCGGCGGGCGGGACGAATGCCGCCGGGTCGGGGAAGGTCGTGCGGTACGACACGTCCATGAGCGCGAATCCCTCGGTGCGCGCGCGGAAGTAGTCGGCGAGGAGCTCGTGCGCGTCGGGGGCGTCGGCACGGCAGGAGCGCAGGGTCACCACCCCTCCAGCGTAGGCGTGCGCGGCTCGTCACCCGCCCGGCCCGGGCAGGAGGGCGCGCCTAGGATGGAGACATGACGACACGCGTGGCCATCGTCGGCGGCACCGGGAAGCTCGGCGGCATCATCCGCGAGGTCGTCGAGGCGGAGCCGGGGTTCGAGCTGACGACCGTGCTCTCCTCCCGCTCGGAGCTGTCCGAGCTCGAGGGCGCCGACCTCGTGGTGGACGCGTCCACCCCCGCGGTCTCGATCGACGTCGTCCGCGCCGCCATCGAACGGGGGATCAACGTGCTCGTGGGCACGTCCGGGTGGTCTGCCGAGCGCATCGCCCTGGTGCGACCCCTGGTGGAGGCCGCAGGAACCGGTGCCGTGTTCATCCCGAACTTCTCCATCGGCTCGGTGCT from the Microbacterium atlanticum genome contains:
- a CDS encoding aldo/keto reductase encodes the protein MAFFGVDSTLPPVSPDAAATGTRRPHPSAPIPVQGPSVGSNIRVPLGESGSDAFPLILGAAEFGWTVDLESSHAILDAYAELGGNAVHTADSYSSGRSEHILGQWLHSRGLRDDIVLTVRVGGHADNPGLGPVNLIRAVEASLKRLRTDRIDVLSLDATTDPGSSLEDTLATAEWLVDTGKVRALGAYGYTAAQLVEARILSSAGYPRITVLDVPFNVLRRHEFDADLRLVAGAQAMAVTPSHALEHGFLAGRQRSKIRGALSVRGAQLAANLNRRGSRTLRALDAVGADLGVPDAAVAVAWLLAQRLVTAPIVNAYAPQHVEELVQGVGVRLSRSQLADIGRAAE
- a CDS encoding polyribonucleotide nucleotidyltransferase, with the translated sequence MEGPEITAAEAVLDNGRFGTRTVRFETGRLAQQAQGAVAAYLDEETMLLSATSAGKNPREGFDFFPLTVDVEERSYAAGKIPGSFFRREGRPSTEAILVCRLIDRPLRPSFVDGLRNEVQIVVTVLSIAPGEFYDALAINAASLSTQISGLPFSGPIAGVRLALIPGHGENGDQWVAFPNAKQLEDAVFDLIVAGRVLEDGDVAIMMVEAEATEGSWNLIKGGATKPSEEVVAQGLEASKPFIKELVAAQNAVAKTAAKEIQSYPVFPAYSQETYDFVAERAYDELVGIYQIADKQERQNADDAVKDRVKAELIAAVEAEQLPGVATLEFSAAYKSVTKKIVRGRILTEGVRIDGRGLADIRPLDAEVQVIPRVHGSAIFQRGETQILGVTTLNMLKMEQQIDSLSPVTHKRYMHHYNFPPYSTGETGRVGSPKRREIGHGFLAERALVPVLPGREEFPYAIRQVSEALGSNGSTSMGSVCASTLSLLNAGVPLRAPVAGIAMGLVSDEVDGQTRYAALTDILGAEDALGDMDFKVAGTSEFVTAIQLDTKLDGIPSSVLSAALTQAKDARLTILNVLNAAIDAPDEMAPTAPRVISVQIPVDKIGELIGPKGKTINAIQDETGADISIEEDGTVYIGAVDGPSAEAARAQVNAIANPTNPEVGEQFLGTVVKIATFGAFISLLPGKDGLLHVSEVRKLAGGKRVENVDDVLSVGQKLLVRITKIDDRGKLSLEPVLEEAADPDGAGSAAPAETPAEA
- a CDS encoding DUF5302 domain-containing protein produces the protein MSTDEKPASSASEEMKRKFKEALDRKNANHRQGESHLDADSAIHGTHGAMTKREFRRKSG
- a CDS encoding GNAT family N-acetyltransferase, whose product is MVTLRSCRADAPDAHELLADYFRARTEGFALMDVSYRTTFPDPAAFVPPAGVFVVLDDDEGAAQGCGGIRRISPGSLGMRYELKHLYLRPAARGRGWGRLLVEDLERRAREFGAAELVLDTHHSLEAAGALYASTGFAPIDPYNDNPNATRWYGKAL
- a CDS encoding histidine phosphatase family protein codes for the protein MTHYIYLVRHGEHQDAEHGLIDGPLSPRGRRQASLLADRLSGVPFDAVWHSPLERASQTARAVSERMPSVAPEPSALLFDCVPTGMTADTPTVFEPFFGSVTEAEVDAGRAQMADAVSEYLVRKRGEVHELLITHNFVIAWFVREVLQAPDWRWMTLNQAHCGLTVIAQKQGRPWTLLSHNDMAHLPVELRTGLPEVYPV